Proteins encoded by one window of Aspergillus chevalieri M1 DNA, chromosome 6, nearly complete sequence:
- a CDS encoding uncharacterized protein (COG:P,Q;~EggNog:ENOG410PHSN), whose amino-acid sequence MPPTAWTNTASTPSTPPSPNTPLPEAQQSPPAMALSSDDGSSGGKSHGLTDKKRSPRVKRSHHGGSSGTSTGPCNSTVEVTSMYASAKARCSETGLKATVPHWQSLRAENSLKLMDLAGVEANLTDLYIGNLPEIDLDVNSTETTETIQKPVLSSEAYYKRAWKSYVDGPR is encoded by the coding sequence CCGAATACACCTTTACCGGAAGCACAACAATCTCCTCCGGCGATGGCACTCTCCTCCGACGATGGCTCCTCTGGCGGAAAGTCTCATGGCTTGACTGACAAGAAACGATCCCCTCGAGTAAAGCGCAGCCATCATGGAGGAAGTTCCGGCACATCCACCGGGCCGTGCAATAGCACCGTGGAAGTGACATCCATGTACGCTAGTGCGAAGGCACGGTGTAGTGAGACGGGGCTGAAGGCTACTGTGCCGCACTGGCAGAGTTTGCGTGCGGAAAATAGTCTTAAGTTGATGGATCTGGCTGGGGTTGAGGCGAATCTTACAGATTTGTATATTGGGAATTTGCCGGAGATTGATCTGGATGTGAATAGTACGGAGACTACTGAAACTATTCAAAAACCAGTTTTGTCCAGCGAGGCTTACTATAAGAGGGCTTGGAAATCTTATGTTGATGGTCCTCGTTGA
- a CDS encoding ferric reductase family protein (COG:P,Q;~EggNog:ENOG410PHSN;~InterPro:IPR013112,IPR017927,IPR013121,IPR039261;~PFAM:PF08030,PF08022;~TransMembrane:1 (i16-36o);~go_function: GO:0016491 - oxidoreductase activity [Evidence IEA];~go_process: GO:0055114 - oxidation-reduction process [Evidence IEA]), translated as MAIMLVQSITLLRRKWYETFLVIHIVFAILVVYALFRHTSFDGTKWNGYLWPMVAIWGFDRTVRLVRIAYCNLNVRTGKYFASTTSSTVKYCKDSDLAKIEMYPAQTTLVPRPGQFYYIYQPMSLKGWENHPFTLGAYNADCRMKNEGSQQRSKLIFYIRPYDGWTRRLRDQCCKTDGEVHPTLLLEGPYGHAAPVHTFDTVLMIVGGTGIASAVPYIIDHVSRASKPQTRTTRIRLIWSARQRGMYYQVFCDELAQILENPDISTTFFCTTDMSTSGRAFQGSVSEKIPKTGAVDTTKPLSTGIEFLPGRPHIRGTVMAEARAAQDSSTRLAVLACGPSPMADECRESVYEVMKGEYQDIEYYEEAFEW; from the exons ATGGCCATCATGCTCGTCCAATCCATTaccctcctccgccgcaaGTGGTACGAAACATTCCTCGTAATCCACATCGTCTTCGCCATTCTCGTGGTCTACGCTCTTTTCAG ACACACAAGCTTCGACGGCACAAAATGGAACGGCTATCTCTGGCCCATGGTTGCGATATGGGGCTTCGACCGCACCGTCCGGCTCGTACGGATTGCATACTGCAATCTCAATGTTCGAACCGGGAAGTACTTTGCATCTACAACTTCTTCGACTGTCAAGTACTGCAAGGACAGCGATTTAGCCAAGATTGAAATGTATCCGGCTCAGACCACCCTGGTCCCTCGACCAGGACAGTTCTACTACATTTATCAGCCGATGTCGTTGAAGGGCTGGGAAAATCATCCGTTCACACTCGGTGCTTATAATGCCGACTGCAGAATGAAAAATGAGGGAAGTCAGCAAAGGTCAAAGTTGATCTTCTACATCCGGCCATACGACGGCTGGACCAGGCGTCTCCGTGatcaatgctgtaagacagACGGAGAAGTCCATCCTACTCTGCTTCTTGAGGGTCCGTATGGACATGCAGCTCCAGTTCATACGTTCGACACTGTCCTGATGATTGTGGGTGGGACTGGTATCGCAAGCGCAGTGCCGTATATCATCGATCATGTTTCGCGCGCATCCAAGCCACAAACCAGGACGACAAGGATTCGACTCATTTGGTCCGCGAGACAGAGAGGGATGTACTATCAAGTCTTCTGTGATGAGTTGGCTCAAATATTGGAAAATCCTGACATTTCGACTACGTTCTTTTGCACTACCGACATGTCTACGTCGGGGCGTGCTTTTCAGGGAAGCGTCTCAGAGAAGATTCCCAAGACTGGTGCTGTTGATACCACCAAGCCTCTCAGTACAGGGATTGAGTTTCTTCCGGGTCGTCCTCACATCCGTGGGACTGTTATGGCAGAAGCGCGGGCCGCGCAGGATAGTTCGACTCGGTTGGCTGTCTTAGCTTGCGGCCCGTCTCCGATGGCTGATGAGTGTCGGGAGTCGGTGTATGAGGTTATGAAAGGGGAGTACCAAGATATTGAATACTATGAGGAGGCTTTTGAGTGGTAG
- a CDS encoding uncharacterized protein (COG:G,M;~EggNog:ENOG410PNHV;~InterPro:IPR036291,IPR008030;~PFAM:PF13460,PF05368): MPKTILIIGATGKQGGGVINSLLTQDADVEILAVTRNTSSGSAQKLQQKDPSKIKLVGGNLDEPEGIFANVKKVTSQPVWGVFSVQSPNPGSSDQTAEENQGKALVDAALKNSVKLFVYTSVDRGGDEVSFDNPTPIPHFISKHNIEHYLVEQARGTNMSWTILRPVAFMDNFTPDFFGKVFTTAWKVAVKDKPLQLISVEDIGFFGAQAFINPEIYKGKCLSLAGDELTFGEMGRVFKAKTGNEVPLTFEFVARILLWLMPDFGEMFRWFYDRGYGADIKALRNLHPEMRNFGTWLEIESGFETK; the protein is encoded by the exons GGAGGCGTAATCAACTCCCTCCTGACCCAAGACGCAGACGTCGAGATCCTCGCTGTAACCCGGAATACTTCGTCTGGCAGTGCGCAGAAACTGCAGCAAAAGGATCCTTCGAAGATTAAATTAGTGGGTGGCAATTTGGACGAACCGGAGGGTATTTTTGCGAATGTGAAAAAAGTCACCTCACAGCCTGTTTGGGGTGTGTTCAGTGTCCAG TCCCCCAACCCAGGGAGTTCCGACCAAACTGCCGAGGAAAACCAAGGCAAAGCTCTCGTCGACGCAGCGCTGAAAAACTCCGTCAAACTCTTCGTCTACACCTCCGTCGACCGTGGCGGCGACGAGGTCTCCTTCGATAACCCAACTCCAATCCCGCACTTCATCAGCAAGCATAATATCGAACACTACCTTGTCGAGCAGGCAAGGGGTACAAACATGTCCTGGACGATTCTCCGCCCTGTGGCGTTTATGGATAATTTCACGCCGGATTTCTTTGGCAAGGTCTTTACGACGGCTTGGAAGGTTGCTGTCAAAGATAAGCCGTTGCAGCTTATTTCTGTGGAAGATATAGGCTTCTTCGGTGCGCAGGCATTTATCAATCCAGAGATATATAAAGGGAAATGTCTATCGCTGGCGGGTGATGAACTTACATTCGGGGAGATGGGGAGGGTGTTCAAAGCGAAGACAGGCAATGAGGTTCCCTTGACGTTTGAATTTGTGGCGAGAATATTGCTGTGGTTGATGCCGGATTTCGGGGAAATGTTTCGCTGGTTTTATGACAGAGGTTACGGGGCTGATATTAAGGCGTTGAGGAATTTACATCCGGAGATGAGGAATTTTGGGACGTGGCTTGAGATTGAGAGTGGGTTTGAGACGAAGTAA